One stretch of Serinicoccus hydrothermalis DNA includes these proteins:
- the rpsJ gene encoding 30S ribosomal protein S10 — protein sequence MAGQKIRIRLKSYDHEVIDSSARKIVDTVTRAGATVVGPVPLPTEKNVFCVIRSPHKYKDSREHFEMRTHKRLIDIVDPTPKAVDSLMRLDLPADVNIEIKL from the coding sequence ATGGCGGGACAGAAGATCCGCATCCGGCTGAAGTCGTACGACCACGAGGTCATCGACAGCTCGGCGCGCAAGATCGTTGACACGGTGACCCGTGCTGGCGCCACGGTGGTCGGCCCGGTGCCGCTCCCGACGGAGAAGAACGTCTTCTGCGTCATCCGGTCGCCGCACAAGTACAAGGACAGCCGCGAGCACTTCGAGATGCGTACCCACAAGCGGCTGATCGACATCGTCGACCCCACCCCAAAGGCGGTCGACTCCTTGATGCGTCTCGACCTCCCGGCGGACGTCAACATCGAGATCAAGCTGTGA
- the rplX gene encoding 50S ribosomal protein L24: protein MAKMKIKKNDLVQVIAGKDKGLQGRVIAVHTETDRVLVEGVNRITKHTRAGGQRGVNTGGIQVQEAPIHVSNVMVVDPETKKPTRIRTRVETVDRDGREKTVRTRVAVRSGKDL, encoded by the coding sequence ATGGCGAAGATGAAGATCAAGAAGAACGACCTGGTGCAGGTCATCGCCGGCAAGGACAAGGGCCTGCAGGGCCGCGTCATCGCCGTGCACACCGAGACCGACCGCGTCCTCGTCGAGGGCGTCAACCGCATCACCAAGCACACCCGTGCCGGTGGGCAGCGCGGCGTCAACACCGGTGGCATCCAGGTCCAGGAGGCCCCCATCCACGTGTCCAACGTGATGGTGGTCGACCCGGAGACCAAGAAGCCGACCCGGATCAGGACGCGCGTCGAGACGGTCGACCGGGATGGCCGCGAGAAGACGGTGCGCACCCGCGTCGCGGTGCGCTCGGGTAAGGACCTGTGA
- the rplB gene encoding 50S ribosomal protein L2: MAIRKYKPTTPGRRGSSVADFVEVTRSTPEKSLVKPLAKTGGRNTSGRITTRHIGGGHKRAYRVIDFRRADKDGVNAKVAHIEYDPNRTARIALLHYTDGEKRYIIAPNRLKQGDLVENGPSADIKPGNNLPLRNIPVGTVIHAIELRPGGGAKIARSAGARVQLVAKEGAMAQLRMPSGEIRNVDARCRATIGEVGNAEQSNISWGKAGRMRWKGKRPTVRGVVMNPVDHPHGGGEGRTSGGRHPVSPWGQPEGRTRKPNKPSDKMIVRRRRTGKKR; the protein is encoded by the coding sequence ATGGCTATTCGCAAGTACAAGCCGACGACGCCGGGCCGCCGTGGCTCGAGCGTGGCGGACTTCGTCGAGGTGACCCGCTCCACGCCGGAGAAGTCGCTGGTCAAGCCGCTCGCCAAGACGGGCGGTCGCAACACCTCGGGTCGCATCACGACCCGGCACATCGGTGGCGGCCACAAGCGGGCATACCGCGTCATCGACTTCCGCCGGGCGGACAAGGACGGCGTCAACGCCAAGGTCGCGCACATCGAGTACGACCCGAACCGCACCGCCCGGATCGCGCTGCTGCACTACACCGACGGCGAGAAGCGCTACATCATCGCGCCGAACCGGCTCAAGCAGGGCGACCTGGTCGAGAACGGCCCGTCCGCGGACATCAAGCCCGGCAACAACCTGCCGCTGCGCAACATCCCGGTCGGTACGGTCATCCACGCCATCGAGCTGCGGCCCGGTGGCGGGGCCAAGATCGCCCGCTCCGCCGGCGCCCGCGTCCAGCTGGTCGCCAAGGAGGGCGCGATGGCCCAGCTCCGGATGCCCTCCGGCGAGATCCGCAACGTCGACGCGCGCTGCCGCGCGACGATCGGCGAGGTCGGCAACGCCGAGCAGAGCAACATCAGCTGGGGCAAGGCCGGCCGCATGCGGTGGAAGGGCAAGCGCCCGACCGTCCGCGGTGTCGTCATGAACCCGGTGGACCACCCGCACGGTGGTGGAGAGGGCCGGACCTCCGGTGGCCGTCACCCGGTCAGCCCGTGGGGCCAGCCCGAGGGTCGTACCCGCAAGCCCAACAAGCCCAGCGACAAGATGATCGTGCGTCGTCGCCGGACCGGCAAGAAGCGCTGA
- the rpmC gene encoding 50S ribosomal protein L29, protein MAVGSDNLTPEQLRGLEDGPLADALAEAKKELFNLRFQSATGQLESHGRLRAVRKDIARIYTEMRERELGIGRESDENEKVG, encoded by the coding sequence ATGGCTGTCGGTTCTGACAACCTGACCCCCGAGCAGCTGCGCGGCCTGGAGGACGGCCCCCTGGCCGACGCTCTGGCCGAGGCCAAGAAGGAGCTGTTCAACCTGCGCTTCCAGTCCGCCACCGGGCAGCTGGAGAGCCACGGCCGGCTGCGGGCGGTCCGCAAGGACATCGCCCGCATCTACACCGAGATGCGCGAGCGCGAGCTCGGCATCGGCCGTGAGTCCGACGAGAACGAGAAGGTGGGCTGA
- the rpsC gene encoding 30S ribosomal protein S3: protein MGQKINPNGYRLGITTDHRSRWFADSTKEGQRYRDYVKEDVAIRELLSTGMDRAGISKVEIERTRDRVRVDIHTARPGIVIGRRGAEADRLRGALEKLTGKQVQLNILEVKNPEVDAQLVAQGIAEQLAARVTFRRAMRKGMQSALRAGAKGIRIQCSGRLGGAEMSRSEFYREGRVPLHTLRANIDYGLYEAKTTFGRIGVKVWIYKGDLTAKELAREEAQAPSGRGDRRGGRGGRGGAGGGGERRGRAPRRDEASSAAEITSAASSSESAPQTESAAATTATSEGGQS, encoded by the coding sequence ATGGGGCAGAAGATCAACCCGAACGGCTACCGCCTGGGCATCACGACCGACCACCGCAGCCGCTGGTTCGCCGACTCCACCAAGGAGGGTCAGCGCTACCGCGACTACGTGAAGGAAGACGTCGCGATCCGTGAGCTGCTGTCGACCGGCATGGACCGGGCCGGCATCTCCAAGGTCGAGATCGAGCGCACCCGGGACCGCGTCCGCGTGGACATCCACACCGCCCGCCCGGGGATCGTCATCGGTCGCCGCGGCGCCGAGGCCGACCGCCTGCGCGGCGCGCTGGAGAAGCTGACCGGCAAGCAGGTGCAGCTCAACATCCTCGAGGTCAAGAACCCCGAGGTGGATGCCCAGCTCGTCGCCCAGGGCATCGCCGAGCAGCTCGCCGCCCGCGTGACCTTCCGTCGCGCGATGCGCAAGGGTATGCAGTCGGCGCTGCGGGCCGGTGCCAAGGGCATCCGGATCCAGTGCTCGGGCCGCCTCGGCGGCGCCGAGATGTCCCGCTCGGAGTTCTACCGCGAGGGGCGGGTGCCGCTGCACACGCTGCGCGCGAACATCGACTACGGCCTCTACGAGGCCAAGACGACCTTCGGCCGGATCGGCGTCAAGGTCTGGATCTACAAGGGCGACCTGACCGCCAAGGAGCTCGCGCGCGAGGAGGCCCAGGCCCCCAGCGGTCGCGGTGACCGTCGCGGCGGGCGTGGCGGCCGTGGTGGTGCCGGCGGCGGCGGCGAGCGCCGTGGCCGCGCCCCGCGCCGCGACGAGGCGAGCAGCGCTGCGGAGATCACCTCCGCCGCCTCCTCGTCGGAGTCCGCCCCCCAGACCGAGTCGGCCGCGGCCACCACCGCGACCTCCGAGGGAGGGCAGTCCTGA
- the rplV gene encoding 50S ribosomal protein L22 produces the protein MEAKAQARFVRVTPMKARRVVDLIRGKSVPEAQALMRFAPQSASEPVLKVLNSAVANARHAADNAGSGIDEARLVVASAYVDEGPTMKRFRPRAQGRASRINKRTSHITVVVAEQTKGGAR, from the coding sequence ATGGAAGCCAAGGCGCAGGCGCGGTTCGTCCGCGTGACGCCGATGAAGGCGCGCCGTGTCGTCGACCTGATCCGGGGCAAGAGCGTCCCGGAGGCCCAGGCCCTGATGCGGTTCGCGCCGCAGAGCGCCAGCGAGCCGGTGCTCAAGGTCCTGAACAGCGCGGTCGCCAACGCCCGTCACGCCGCGGACAACGCGGGCTCGGGCATCGACGAGGCCCGCCTCGTCGTGGCCTCCGCCTACGTCGACGAGGGCCCGACCATGAAGCGTTTCCGTCCGCGGGCCCAGGGCCGCGCGAGCCGGATCAACAAGCGCACCAGCCACATCACCGTGGTTGTCGCCGAGCAGACCAAGGGAGGTGCCCGCTGA
- the rplE gene encoding 50S ribosomal protein L5 — MTDTITDNETEQTPAGAAPAPRLRSRYREDIVPAMSEQFGYANPMQVPGLVKITVNMGVGEAARDSKLIEGAIRDLATITGQKPSVTKARKSIAQFKLREGMPIGAHVTLRGDRMWEFLDRLLALALPRIRDFRGLSPRQFDGNGNYTFGLNEQSMFHEIDQDKIDRVRGMDITVVTTAKTDDEGRALLKHLGFPFKEN; from the coding sequence ATGACTGACACGATCACCGACAACGAGACCGAGCAGACCCCGGCGGGCGCTGCCCCCGCGCCGCGGCTCCGGAGCCGCTACCGCGAGGACATCGTGCCGGCCATGTCCGAGCAGTTCGGCTACGCCAACCCGATGCAGGTCCCCGGCCTGGTCAAGATCACGGTCAACATGGGCGTGGGCGAGGCGGCCCGGGACAGCAAGCTCATCGAGGGCGCGATCCGCGACCTGGCCACGATCACCGGTCAGAAGCCGTCGGTCACCAAGGCCCGCAAGTCGATCGCCCAGTTCAAGCTGCGCGAGGGTATGCCGATCGGCGCCCACGTGACGCTGCGTGGCGACCGCATGTGGGAGTTCCTCGACCGGCTGCTGGCGCTGGCGCTGCCGCGCATCCGCGACTTCCGCGGCCTGTCGCCGCGCCAGTTCGACGGCAACGGCAACTACACCTTCGGCCTCAACGAGCAGTCCATGTTCCACGAGATCGACCAGGACAAGATCGACCGCGTCCGCGGCATGGACATCACGGTCGTGACCACCGCCAAGACCGACGACGAGGGTCGGGCGCTGCTCAAGCACCTGGGCTTCCCGTTCAAGGAGAACTGA
- the rplP gene encoding 50S ribosomal protein L16: MLIPRRVKHRKQHHPGRSGMAKGGTQLAFGDYGIQALAPAYVTNRQIESARIAMTRYIKRGGKVWINIYPDRPLTKKPAETRMGSGKGSPEWWVANVKPGRVMFELSGVSEDVAREALRLAMHKLPMKTRFVSREGGDI, encoded by the coding sequence ATGTTGATCCCCCGTCGCGTCAAGCACCGCAAGCAGCACCACCCCGGCCGCTCCGGCATGGCCAAGGGCGGCACGCAGCTCGCGTTCGGTGACTACGGCATCCAGGCGCTCGCGCCGGCCTACGTCACCAACCGGCAGATCGAGTCCGCTCGTATCGCCATGACCCGCTACATCAAGCGAGGCGGAAAGGTGTGGATCAACATCTACCCCGACCGTCCGCTGACCAAGAAGCCCGCCGAGACCCGCATGGGTTCCGGCAAGGGCTCGCCCGAGTGGTGGGTGGCCAACGTCAAGCCGGGCCGCGTGATGTTCGAGCTGTCCGGTGTGTCCGAGGACGTCGCCCGCGAGGCGTTGCGTCTGGCGATGCACAAGCTGCCCATGAAGACCCGTTTCGTCTCCCGTGAGGGTGGTGACATCTGA
- the rpsS gene encoding 30S ribosomal protein S19 translates to MPRSLKKGPFVDDHLTKKVDAQNEAGTKNVIKTWSRRSMITPDMLGHTLAVHDGRKHVPVFVTESMVGHKLGEFAPTRTFKGHEKDDRKGRRR, encoded by the coding sequence ATGCCTCGCAGCCTGAAGAAGGGCCCGTTCGTCGACGACCACCTCACCAAGAAGGTGGACGCGCAGAACGAGGCCGGAACCAAGAACGTCATCAAGACCTGGTCCCGCCGGTCGATGATCACCCCCGACATGCTCGGCCACACCCTCGCGGTCCACGACGGCCGCAAGCACGTCCCGGTCTTCGTGACCGAGTCGATGGTCGGCCACAAGCTCGGTGAGTTCGCTCCGACCCGCACGTTCAAGGGTCACGAGAAGGACGACAGGAAGGGTCGCCGGCGATGA
- a CDS encoding type Z 30S ribosomal protein S14, with the protein MAKTALINKANRKPKFKVRAYTRCQRCGRPHSVYRKFGLCRICLREMAHRGELPGVTKSSW; encoded by the coding sequence ATGGCCAAGACCGCGCTGATCAACAAGGCCAACCGCAAGCCGAAGTTCAAGGTGCGCGCCTACACCCGCTGCCAGCGGTGTGGCCGCCCGCACTCGGTCTACCGCAAGTTCGGCCTGTGCCGTATCTGCCTGCGCGAGATGGCGCACCGGGGCGAGCTCCCCGGCGTGACCAAGTCGAGCTGGTGA
- the rpsQ gene encoding 30S ribosomal protein S17 — protein sequence MSESTQTQADATAEGVEAHEPSESSLGHGGDRNYRKVRQGYVVSDKMDKTVVVQVEDRVKHGLYGKVLRTTNKVKAHDEDNTAGVGDRVLIMETRPLSATKRWRLVEILEKAK from the coding sequence ATGAGCGAGAGCACCCAGACCCAGGCCGACGCCACCGCTGAGGGTGTCGAGGCCCACGAGCCGAGCGAGAGCTCGCTCGGGCACGGCGGCGACCGCAACTACCGCAAGGTTCGCCAGGGCTACGTCGTCAGCGACAAGATGGACAAGACGGTCGTCGTCCAGGTCGAGGACCGCGTCAAGCACGGCCTCTACGGCAAGGTCCTGCGCACGACCAACAAGGTCAAGGCGCACGACGAGGACAACACCGCCGGCGTCGGCGACCGCGTCCTCATCATGGAGACCCGACCGCTGTCAGCCACCAAGCGCTGGCGTCTGGTCGAGATCCTGGAGAAGGCCAAGTAA
- the rplW gene encoding 50S ribosomal protein L23, producing MSTASSIQKDPRDILLSPVVSEKSYALLDQGKYTFLVDPRANKSEIKKAVESIFDVKVSSVHTMNRQGKARRTRFGMGRRKDTKRAIVTLREGSIDIFGTL from the coding sequence GTGAGCACTGCATCCAGCATCCAGAAGGACCCGCGGGACATCCTGCTCTCGCCGGTCGTGTCCGAGAAGTCGTACGCGCTGCTCGACCAGGGCAAGTACACCTTCCTGGTCGACCCGCGCGCGAACAAGTCGGAGATCAAGAAGGCCGTCGAGTCGATCTTCGACGTCAAGGTCTCCTCGGTCCACACGATGAACCGCCAGGGCAAGGCCCGTCGCACCCGCTTCGGCATGGGGCGGCGCAAGGACACGAAGCGGGCCATCGTCACGCTCCGTGAGGGCTCCATCGACATCTTCGGCACGCTCTGA
- the rplN gene encoding 50S ribosomal protein L14, translating into MIQQESRLRVADNTGAKELLCIRVLGGSGRRYAGIGDTIVATVKDAIPGGNVKKGDVVKAVIVRTRKERRRPDGSYIRFDENAAVILKNDGDPRGTRIFGPVGRELRDKRFMRIVSLAPEVI; encoded by the coding sequence GTGATCCAGCAGGAGTCGCGACTGCGCGTCGCCGACAACACCGGTGCCAAGGAGCTTCTGTGCATCCGTGTGCTCGGTGGCTCCGGGCGCCGCTACGCAGGCATCGGGGACACCATCGTGGCCACCGTCAAGGACGCCATCCCCGGCGGCAACGTCAAGAAGGGCGACGTCGTCAAGGCGGTCATCGTGCGCACCCGCAAGGAGCGCCGTCGCCCCGACGGCAGCTACATCCGTTTCGACGAGAACGCCGCGGTCATCCTCAAGAACGACGGTGACCCCCGCGGTACCCGCATCTTCGGCCCGGTGGGCCGCGAGCTGCGCGACAAGCGATTCATGCGGATCGTCTCGCTCGCGCCGGAGGTGATCTGA
- the rplC gene encoding 50S ribosomal protein L3, translating into MTTATTASTTTRTLKGVLGEKLGMTQVWDAENRLVPVTVIKAGPAVVTQVRNAETDGYDAVQIAFGAIDPRKVTQPLKGHFAKAGVTPRRHVAELRTADAADYELGQEITAEAFEGGQKVDVTGTTKGKGFAGVMKRHGFSGVGASHGAHRNHRKPGSIGGCATPGRVFKGLRMAGRMGGERQTTSNLTVHAVDADKGLLLIKGAVPGPRGGVVLVRTAAKGA; encoded by the coding sequence ATGACTACTGCAACCACTGCATCGACCACGACGCGCACCCTCAAGGGCGTCCTCGGTGAGAAGCTCGGCATGACCCAGGTCTGGGACGCCGAGAACCGTCTCGTCCCGGTCACGGTCATCAAGGCCGGTCCGGCCGTCGTCACCCAGGTGCGCAACGCCGAGACCGACGGCTACGACGCGGTCCAGATCGCCTTCGGTGCGATCGACCCGCGCAAGGTGACCCAGCCGCTCAAGGGGCACTTCGCCAAGGCGGGTGTCACCCCGCGCCGTCACGTCGCCGAGCTGCGCACCGCCGACGCCGCCGACTACGAGCTCGGCCAGGAGATCACCGCCGAGGCCTTCGAGGGCGGCCAGAAGGTCGACGTCACCGGCACCACCAAGGGCAAGGGCTTCGCCGGCGTCATGAAGCGCCACGGGTTCTCCGGTGTCGGCGCCTCCCACGGTGCGCACCGCAACCACCGCAAGCCGGGCTCCATCGGTGGCTGCGCCACCCCGGGCCGCGTCTTCAAGGGCCTGCGCATGGCCGGCCGCATGGGCGGCGAGCGCCAGACCACCTCGAACCTGACCGTCCACGCCGTGGACGCGGACAAGGGCCTGCTGCTCATCAAGGGTGCCGTCCCCGGCCCCCGCGGCGGCGTCGTCCTCGTGCGCACGGCCGCGAAGGGTGCGTGA
- the rplD gene encoding 50S ribosomal protein L4, producing MTTITITKPAGGDAGTVDLPAELFDVQTNVPLIHQVVVAQLAAARQGTHATKTRGAVRGGGRKPYRQKGTGRARQGSTRAPQFAGGGTVHGPQPRSYAQKTPKKMKAAALRGALSDRARHGRIHVLSALVEGETPSTKTARTALQALSERPNFLVVLDRADETGLRSVRNMAEVHVLFVDQLNTYDVLCADDVVFTQAALDTFISGVRAATAEETE from the coding sequence ATGACCACCATCACCATCACCAAGCCCGCAGGCGGTGACGCCGGCACCGTTGACCTGCCCGCCGAGCTCTTCGACGTGCAGACCAACGTGCCGCTGATCCACCAGGTCGTCGTGGCCCAGCTGGCCGCGGCCCGCCAGGGCACCCACGCCACCAAGACCCGCGGCGCCGTCCGCGGCGGTGGCCGCAAGCCCTACCGTCAGAAGGGCACCGGCCGCGCGCGCCAGGGCTCGACCCGTGCGCCGCAGTTCGCCGGCGGTGGCACCGTCCACGGTCCGCAGCCGCGCAGCTACGCCCAGAAGACGCCCAAGAAGATGAAGGCCGCCGCCCTGCGCGGTGCCCTGTCCGACCGGGCCCGGCACGGCCGCATCCACGTCCTGTCCGCGCTGGTCGAGGGGGAGACCCCCTCCACCAAGACCGCGCGCACCGCGCTGCAGGCGCTGTCGGAGCGTCCGAACTTCCTCGTGGTCCTGGACCGCGCGGACGAGACCGGTCTGCGCAGCGTGCGCAACATGGCCGAGGTCCACGTGCTCTTCGTCGACCAGCTCAACACCTACGACGTGCTGTGCGCCGACGACGTGGTCTTCACCCAGGCCGCCCTGGACACCTTCATCTCCGGCGTGCGCGCCGCGACTGCCGAGGAGACCGAGTGA